The following is a genomic window from Acidimicrobiales bacterium.
ACGTGGCCGCCCGCCAGGCCCGGCTGGAGCAGGAGATCGCCTCGGTCGAGGCGCGCATCACCGACATCGAAAAGCGCATGTACTCGGGCTCGGTGAGCGCGTCTCGGGAGTTGCAGGCCATGTCGGCCGAGGTCGACTCGCTCAAGGCCCGGCGCTCGTCGTTGGAGGACGACGTGTTGGCCGCCATGGAAGAGGCCGAGCCCGTCGACGAGGAGGTGGCGTCGCTGTTGGCCGAGCGCTCCGGCTTCGACGCCGAGGCAGAACGGCTGTCGGTCCTCATCGCCGAGGCCGAAGTCGCCATCGACGTCGAGTTGGAGGGGGAGCGGGCCACTCGTGCGGAGTTGGCGTCGGGCGTGCCCGACGACCTGTTGTCCACCTACGAGAAG
Proteins encoded in this region:
- a CDS encoding C4-type zinc ribbon domain-containing protein; translated protein: MGALETLLAVQEHDTVIDQLVHRRAHMAERAELATVEGQIAAVEQRRAAAQARRDDVAARQARLEQEIASVEARITDIEKRMYSGSVSASRELQAMSAEVDSLKARRSSLEDDVLAAMEEAEPVDEEVASLLAERSGFDAEAERLSVLIAEAEVAIDVELEGERATRAELASGVPDDLLSTYEKLRGKLGGVGAARLVGPSCTGCHLTLPATELDRIRRAPADTVVFCDQCGRILVH